One genomic region from Marinobacter szutsaonensis encodes:
- a CDS encoding metallophosphatase domain-containing protein: MKIVCISDTHGMHRQVKVPDGDLLIHAGDCLGQGTLDDLEDLNDWFGSLPHRHKILIAGNHDWCFQDEPEESRVLLTNAHYLQDSGLELEGLYFWGSPWTPVFFNWAFNLERGPELAERWERIPEKLDVLITHGPAAGILDTVPSGTGDISVGCEELARVLESRPPRLHIFGHIHESYGQKQVGNCLHVNASTCTGSYKPLNLPVVLDL; this comes from the coding sequence ATGAAAATTGTCTGTATTTCCGACACCCACGGCATGCATCGCCAGGTAAAAGTGCCCGACGGCGACCTGTTGATCCACGCCGGCGACTGTCTGGGCCAGGGCACGCTGGATGATCTTGAGGACCTGAACGACTGGTTCGGCAGCCTGCCCCACCGTCACAAGATCCTGATTGCCGGCAATCATGACTGGTGTTTCCAGGACGAACCGGAAGAGTCCCGGGTGCTTCTGACCAACGCCCATTATCTTCAGGACAGCGGCCTGGAGCTGGAAGGCCTGTACTTTTGGGGCAGCCCCTGGACCCCGGTTTTCTTCAACTGGGCGTTCAACCTGGAGCGGGGGCCCGAGCTGGCCGAACGCTGGGAGCGAATTCCCGAGAAACTGGATGTACTGATCACCCATGGCCCGGCCGCCGGCATCCTGGACACCGTGCCCAGCGGCACGGGTGACATCTCGGTCGGCTGCGAGGAATTGGCCCGGGTGCTTGAATCCCGGCCGCCCCGGCTCCACATTTTCGGGCACATCCATGAAAGCTATGGCCAGAAACAAGTGGGCAATTGCCTGCACGTGAACGCCAGCACCTGCACGGGCAGCTATAAGCCGTTAAACCTGCCTGTCGTTCTGGACCTTTGA
- a CDS encoding extracellular solute-binding protein: MKKLALAGLLAVGLTGCSSEEPKVLNLYNWSEYMPQEVLTRFEEETGIQVVYTTYDSNEAMYAKLKLLDDSAAYDLAVPSTYYVSKMRQEDLLMPIDRSKIEGFDNLDPELTNLDIDPDNKFSIPYLWGTTGLAVDTADIEGEPVTAWADLWDERFEGRVMLTNDMREVFHVGLRVLGYSGNSTDPQQIEEAYERLTELMPSVRTFNSDAPRVPYLEGETDVGMIWSGEAVMAEETMPSLEYVYPEEGIIAWLDSFVIPKNAKNPEAAHQFISFVLQPEISALISEEIGYATPNLAAREMLPDDVANNRASYPTPEDMTNAEFQVDIGDEALQVYAKYWEMLKSGR, translated from the coding sequence ATGAAGAAACTCGCACTGGCCGGCCTGCTGGCTGTAGGCCTGACTGGCTGCAGTTCCGAGGAGCCGAAGGTTCTCAACCTGTATAACTGGTCCGAATACATGCCGCAGGAAGTGCTGACGCGCTTCGAGGAAGAGACCGGCATCCAGGTGGTCTACACCACCTACGACAGCAACGAAGCCATGTATGCCAAGCTCAAGCTGCTGGATGACAGCGCCGCCTATGACCTGGCCGTGCCTTCCACCTACTACGTGAGCAAGATGCGCCAGGAAGACCTGCTGATGCCCATTGATCGCAGCAAGATCGAGGGCTTTGACAACCTGGATCCGGAGCTGACCAACCTGGACATCGACCCGGACAACAAGTTCAGTATTCCCTACCTGTGGGGCACTACCGGCCTTGCCGTGGACACTGCGGATATCGAAGGCGAGCCAGTGACCGCCTGGGCCGACCTGTGGGATGAGCGTTTTGAAGGCCGGGTGATGCTTACCAACGACATGCGGGAAGTCTTCCACGTTGGCCTGCGGGTGCTGGGCTACTCCGGTAACAGCACCGATCCGCAGCAGATCGAGGAAGCCTACGAAAGGCTCACCGAGCTGATGCCCTCCGTGCGTACCTTCAATTCCGATGCGCCCCGGGTGCCCTACCTGGAAGGCGAGACCGATGTCGGCATGATCTGGAGCGGAGAAGCGGTGATGGCCGAGGAGACCATGCCATCCCTGGAGTACGTCTATCCGGAAGAGGGCATCATCGCCTGGCTGGACAGCTTCGTGATTCCCAAGAACGCCAAGAACCCGGAGGCCGCCCACCAGTTCATCAGCTTCGTGCTGCAGCCGGAGATCTCCGCATTGATCAGTGAGGAGATCGGCTACGCAACCCCGAACCTGGCCGCCCGTGAGATGCTGCCGGATGACGTGGCCAATAACCGTGCCAGCTACCCGACGCCTGAGGACATGACGAATGCCGAGTTCCAGGTGGATATCGGAGACGAGGCGCTGCAGGTGTACGCCAAGTACTGGGAGATGCTCAAGTCCGGGCGGTGA
- a CDS encoding ABC transporter ATP-binding protein, with protein sequence MGIESDLFCLNLVRRFGSNAAVDHVSLDVPAGTFFSILGPSGCGKTTLLRLLAGFDRPDEGDIHIRGARMNDVPPNRRPVNMVFQHLALFPTMSVGDNIGYGLKRQKVPAAERRTRIARVLEQVGLPGMENRNPGELSGGQRQRVALARCLVLEPTLLLLDEPLGALDLKLREQMKIELKHLQKAFGTTFVYITHDQSEAMVMSDQVAVMKDGRFDQVAPPEELYREPATPFVAGFVGDNNRLTGELVAVQDGLAELRLDDGSMVRGRLGQSSPPIGERADLFIRPESLVLGGDALRPDYSALRASVTATLFDGANSRLEADSAGQTLYARLPQDGSAPRLREGASVQLAWDPMLARVFAPGAA encoded by the coding sequence ATGGGGATCGAGTCCGACCTGTTCTGCTTGAACCTGGTCCGCCGCTTTGGCAGCAATGCCGCGGTGGACCATGTTTCCCTCGACGTGCCCGCGGGCACGTTTTTCTCGATTCTGGGCCCCTCGGGCTGCGGCAAGACCACGTTGCTGCGACTGCTGGCGGGTTTTGACCGGCCCGATGAGGGTGATATCCACATTCGCGGCGCCCGCATGAACGATGTGCCCCCGAACCGGCGCCCGGTCAACATGGTGTTCCAGCACCTGGCCCTGTTCCCGACCATGTCGGTGGGAGACAACATCGGTTATGGCCTGAAGCGCCAGAAAGTACCGGCCGCAGAGCGGCGCACGCGGATCGCCCGGGTGCTGGAGCAGGTGGGCCTGCCCGGCATGGAAAACCGGAACCCGGGCGAACTCTCCGGTGGCCAGCGTCAGCGTGTAGCCCTGGCCCGCTGCCTGGTGCTGGAACCGACCCTGTTGTTGCTGGACGAACCCCTGGGGGCCCTGGATCTGAAACTGCGGGAGCAGATGAAGATCGAACTCAAGCATCTGCAGAAGGCCTTTGGCACCACCTTCGTGTACATCACCCACGACCAGTCCGAGGCCATGGTGATGTCGGATCAGGTCGCCGTGATGAAGGATGGCCGGTTTGACCAGGTGGCCCCGCCGGAAGAACTCTACCGGGAACCGGCCACCCCCTTTGTGGCCGGGTTTGTCGGGGATAACAATCGCCTCACCGGCGAGCTTGTAGCCGTGCAGGACGGGTTGGCGGAACTCCGACTGGATGATGGCAGTATGGTCCGTGGCCGGCTCGGTCAGAGTTCGCCGCCCATCGGTGAGCGGGCGGACCTGTTCATTCGCCCGGAATCCCTGGTACTGGGAGGAGATGCGCTGAGGCCCGATTACTCGGCACTCCGGGCATCGGTCACCGCCACCCTGTTTGATGGCGCCAACAGTCGCCTTGAGGCCGACAGCGCCGGCCAGACTCTGTATGCCCGGTTGCCCCAGGACGGCTCGGCGCCTCGATTGCGAGAGGGTGCCAGTGTCCAGCTGGCCTGGGACCCGATGCTGGCACGGGTGTTTGCCCCGGGGGCTGCATGA
- a CDS encoding TRAP transporter large permease yields the protein MATIMMVIMIGLLLLGFPMMVPLITGAVVGFVMMFDGFGQMGTFIQQMMGGIRPASLIAVPMFILAADIMTRGQSADRLINMVMAFIGHVKGGLAISTATSCTLFGAVSGSTQATVVAVGSPLRPKMLKAGYSDPFTLALIINASDIAFLIPPSIGMIIYGVISETSIAELFIAGIGPGILILFMFSIYCLIYAYKNNVPTEEKASWGQRAVSVRDALWPLFFPVIIVGGIYGGIFSPTEAAAVCVLYAFLLEFVVFRSLKLPDVWRIAKSTGLITAVVFILVAVGNGFSWIISFAQIPQSILEAVGVNEAGPVGVLIAICVAFFIACMFVDPIVVILVLTPIFAPAIESTGLDPVLVGVLITLQVAIGSATPPFGCDIFTAIAIFKRPYLEVIRGTPPFIFMLVAAAGLIIAFPDIALFLRDVAFRD from the coding sequence ATGGCAACTATAATGATGGTGATCATGATCGGGTTATTGCTGCTGGGCTTCCCGATGATGGTTCCGCTGATTACCGGCGCGGTAGTCGGCTTCGTAATGATGTTTGACGGCTTCGGCCAGATGGGCACCTTCATCCAGCAGATGATGGGTGGCATCCGGCCGGCGTCGCTGATTGCGGTACCGATGTTCATTCTCGCCGCAGATATCATGACCCGCGGCCAGTCTGCGGATCGACTGATCAACATGGTCATGGCCTTTATCGGCCATGTGAAGGGTGGCCTGGCGATCAGTACAGCCACCTCCTGCACACTGTTTGGCGCGGTCTCGGGTTCGACCCAAGCCACCGTGGTGGCGGTGGGTTCCCCGCTGCGTCCGAAGATGCTGAAGGCCGGTTACTCGGACCCGTTCACCCTGGCACTGATCATCAACGCCAGTGATATCGCGTTCCTGATCCCGCCCAGTATCGGCATGATCATCTACGGGGTCATCTCCGAGACCTCCATCGCCGAGCTGTTCATTGCCGGCATCGGCCCGGGCATCCTGATCCTGTTCATGTTTTCGATCTACTGCCTGATCTACGCCTACAAGAACAATGTGCCCACCGAAGAGAAGGCGAGCTGGGGGCAGCGGGCGGTTTCCGTGCGCGACGCACTCTGGCCCCTGTTCTTCCCGGTCATCATTGTTGGCGGTATCTACGGCGGCATCTTCAGTCCCACAGAGGCGGCTGCAGTGTGCGTGCTCTATGCCTTCCTTCTGGAGTTCGTGGTCTTCCGTTCGCTGAAACTGCCCGATGTGTGGCGCATCGCCAAGTCCACTGGCCTGATCACCGCGGTGGTGTTCATCCTGGTGGCGGTCGGTAACGGTTTCTCCTGGATTATTTCCTTTGCCCAGATTCCGCAGAGCATTCTGGAAGCCGTTGGCGTGAACGAAGCCGGCCCGGTGGGCGTGTTGATCGCCATTTGTGTGGCCTTCTTCATTGCCTGCATGTTTGTGGATCCCATCGTGGTCATCCTGGTACTGACTCCGATCTTTGCCCCAGCCATCGAATCCACCGGGCTGGATCCGGTACTGGTCGGTGTACTGATTACCCTGCAAGTTGCCATCGGCTCAGCCACACCGCCCTTTGGCTGCGACATTTTCACAGCCATCGCGATCTTCAAACGGCCCTACCTCGAAGTGATTCGCGGAACACCACCGTTCATTTTCATGCTGGTAGCGGCCGCAGGTCTGATAATTGCCTTCCCTGACATCGCCCTGTTCCTGCGGGACGTGGCATTCAGGGATTAA
- a CDS encoding LLM class flavin-dependent oxidoreductase — protein sequence MSKHPDYSLLELASVREGDSVGTTLANSVAYAQHAEKLGFSRFWLAEHHNMEGISSSATSVLIGHIAGKTSTIRVGSGGVMLPNHPPLVIAEQFGTLESLYPGRIDLGLGRAPGTDPVTARALRRDGLGAEQFPEDVARLQTLLGPLQPGQPVKAIPGAGTNVPIWLLGSSLYSAQLAAMRGLPYAFAGHFAPRLYREALRVYRDNFQPSDQLAEPYAMLAVPAVPADSVEEARFLATTSYQRILALFRGQPLWMKPPVETMDGLWNAGEEASVRDFLGLQLLGDTTAIRQQLDELLATVEVDELMFTVDIYDPAKRRHALDILAATRDQSTESAPSIN from the coding sequence ATGTCGAAACATCCCGACTATTCCCTGCTGGAACTCGCCTCGGTCCGCGAAGGCGATTCCGTAGGCACCACGCTGGCGAACAGCGTCGCCTATGCCCAACACGCCGAAAAGCTCGGATTCAGCCGGTTCTGGCTGGCGGAACACCACAACATGGAGGGCATCTCCAGCTCGGCGACCTCGGTACTGATCGGCCATATTGCCGGCAAGACCTCCACCATCCGCGTGGGCTCCGGCGGAGTGATGCTGCCCAACCACCCGCCTCTGGTGATTGCCGAGCAGTTCGGAACCCTGGAATCGCTTTATCCGGGCCGAATCGATCTGGGCCTGGGTCGCGCTCCGGGCACCGATCCGGTAACCGCCCGGGCTCTGCGCCGGGACGGCCTGGGCGCCGAACAGTTCCCGGAAGACGTCGCTCGCCTGCAGACCCTGCTGGGACCGTTACAGCCCGGCCAGCCGGTAAAGGCCATTCCCGGCGCGGGTACCAATGTGCCGATCTGGCTGCTGGGCTCCAGCCTGTACAGTGCCCAACTGGCGGCCATGCGCGGACTGCCTTACGCTTTTGCCGGTCATTTTGCTCCGCGACTGTACCGGGAAGCATTGAGGGTCTACCGGGACAATTTCCAGCCTTCGGATCAGCTTGCCGAGCCCTATGCCATGCTCGCCGTACCGGCGGTACCTGCGGATTCCGTGGAAGAAGCACGCTTCCTGGCGACCACCAGCTACCAGAGAATCCTGGCGCTGTTCCGGGGCCAGCCGCTTTGGATGAAACCTCCGGTGGAAACCATGGATGGCCTGTGGAATGCCGGCGAAGAAGCCAGTGTCCGGGATTTCCTCGGGCTGCAACTGCTGGGGGATACTACCGCGATCCGCCAACAGCTGGACGAACTGCTGGCGACGGTCGAAGTGGACGAGCTGATGTTCACGGTGGACATCTACGACCCGGCAAAACGCCGCCACGCCCTGGACATCCTGGCCGCCACCCGGGATCAGAGCACTGAATCTGCCCCCTCAATCAACTGA
- a CDS encoding universal stress protein, with protein sequence MFERILVAVDGSKTSLKALDKAIDLQRLIPEAEIYILCVYKHHSLFEASLSIGRPADMDIPDKVLSEYAKGVVNHAKELAKEHGATKVRGFVKAGRPSRVIIKFAQDKEADLIVVGTKGTNSDKDGMFLGSVSHRVASHAKCPVLVV encoded by the coding sequence ATGTTCGAAAGAATCCTGGTCGCGGTGGACGGCTCCAAGACCTCGCTGAAGGCGCTGGACAAAGCCATCGATCTCCAGAGACTGATTCCCGAGGCCGAGATCTACATCCTCTGCGTGTACAAACACCACAGCCTGTTCGAGGCATCGCTGTCGATCGGCCGTCCGGCCGATATGGACATCCCGGACAAAGTACTCTCAGAGTATGCAAAGGGCGTGGTCAACCATGCCAAGGAACTGGCGAAGGAACATGGCGCGACCAAGGTCCGGGGCTTTGTGAAGGCCGGACGGCCGTCACGGGTGATCATCAAGTTCGCCCAGGACAAGGAAGCCGACCTGATTGTGGTCGGCACCAAGGGCACCAACAGCGACAAGGACGGCATGTTCCTGGGCAGTGTATCCCACCGGGTGGCATCCCACGCCAAGTGCCCGGTTCTGGTGGTATAG
- a CDS encoding YqiA/YcfP family alpha/beta fold hydrolase has protein sequence MADQRFFVFLSHGLESGPGGTKIQAMKQVAEKFTGVRAEAVDHRSTRDPAERLAQMQQAMRVAGADPARTILAGSSMGGWVCARTSELSPVLGCFLLAPALALPLYPQSSPAIQARHTRIIHGWDDDVVPVMPVLELAREQRIPTLVLPDGHRLQNSVDTVVREFAFFVETCLSELNPS, from the coding sequence ATGGCCGACCAACGCTTTTTTGTCTTCCTATCCCACGGTCTGGAAAGTGGCCCTGGTGGCACCAAGATCCAGGCGATGAAGCAGGTTGCCGAGAAGTTTACAGGCGTGCGGGCAGAGGCTGTTGATCACCGCAGCACCAGGGACCCGGCAGAGCGACTGGCCCAGATGCAGCAAGCCATGAGGGTTGCCGGCGCCGATCCGGCCCGGACCATTCTGGCCGGCTCCAGCATGGGCGGCTGGGTGTGCGCACGTACCAGCGAGCTGTCTCCGGTGCTTGGCTGTTTCTTGCTGGCGCCGGCATTGGCATTGCCCCTATACCCTCAATCCAGCCCCGCTATTCAGGCCAGACACACCCGGATTATCCACGGCTGGGATGACGATGTGGTACCGGTAATGCCAGTTCTGGAACTGGCCCGTGAGCAACGGATCCCAACCCTGGTCCTGCCCGATGGTCACCGGCTCCAGAACAGTGTCGACACCGTGGTGCGGGAATTCGCCTTCTTCGTTGAAACCTGCCTTTCAGAACTGAATCCATCCTGA
- the dctP gene encoding TRAP transporter substrate-binding protein DctP gives MSSKSKFRKLAGISALAFAGLTAANAVNAANWRYAHEEYEGDVQDVFAYKFKEYIEENSDHTLQVYRFGELGESDDIMEQTQAGILNFVNQSPGFTGSLIPEAQIFFIPYLMPTDMDTVIEFFRESEAINEDFPELYSEKGLELLKMYPEGEMVVTVDEPVTKPEDFNNKKIRVMTNPLLSETYSAFGATPTPLPWGEVYGALQTNMIQGQENPIFWIESGGLYEVSPNLVFTGHGWFTTAMMANQDFYNGLSDEDKKLVQDAADFAFEEIIVHIDGLAEEALEKIKANSDEVTVTRLTDEQIEAFKARAPQVEDKFIEMTGESGKELLNQFKEDLKEVQND, from the coding sequence ATGAGCAGCAAGAGTAAATTCAGGAAACTGGCTGGTATTTCAGCGCTGGCGTTCGCCGGCCTGACCGCGGCAAATGCCGTAAACGCCGCCAACTGGCGCTATGCCCATGAAGAATACGAAGGCGACGTTCAGGACGTATTCGCTTACAAGTTCAAGGAATACATCGAAGAGAACTCGGACCACACCCTGCAAGTTTACCGCTTCGGCGAGCTGGGCGAGTCTGACGACATCATGGAACAGACCCAGGCCGGTATCCTGAACTTCGTAAACCAGTCCCCCGGTTTCACCGGCTCCCTGATCCCGGAAGCCCAGATCTTCTTCATCCCGTATCTCATGCCCACCGACATGGATACCGTGATCGAGTTCTTCCGTGAGAGTGAAGCGATCAACGAGGACTTCCCGGAGCTTTACTCCGAGAAAGGCCTGGAACTGCTGAAGATGTACCCGGAAGGCGAGATGGTCGTCACTGTGGACGAGCCCGTCACCAAGCCTGAGGACTTCAACAACAAGAAGATCCGGGTCATGACCAACCCGCTTCTGTCCGAGACCTATTCCGCCTTCGGCGCGACTCCGACCCCGCTGCCCTGGGGTGAGGTTTACGGTGCCCTGCAGACCAACATGATCCAGGGCCAGGAAAACCCGATCTTCTGGATCGAGTCCGGCGGTCTGTACGAGGTCTCCCCCAACCTGGTCTTCACCGGCCACGGCTGGTTCACCACTGCCATGATGGCCAACCAGGATTTCTACAACGGCCTGTCTGACGAAGACAAGAAGCTGGTTCAGGACGCCGCGGACTTCGCCTTCGAAGAGATCATCGTGCACATTGACGGTCTGGCCGAGGAAGCCCTGGAGAAGATCAAGGCCAACAGTGACGAGGTCACCGTTACCCGCCTGACCGATGAGCAGATCGAAGCCTTCAAGGCCCGAGCGCCGCAGGTAGAAGACAAGTTCATCGAAATGACTGGTGAAAGCGGCAAAGAACTGCTGAACCAGTTCAAGGAAGACCTGAAAGAAGTTCAGAACGACTGA
- a CDS encoding TRAP transporter small permease encodes MSENSPDLEDDTGSYESGLPGFLGTIDVWISKIEAVMLALGVILMAINTCVNVIARYVFGEGLFFSGEINRILIILITFAGIGYAARHGRHIRMSAVYDAIPTKGRKVLMIIIALFTSVVMFFLCYHSYGYIETLYDRGRILPALGFEIWWIYIWAPVGFAITGIQYFLTAIKNFTSKDVYLSTGVVDGYADTESEV; translated from the coding sequence ATGTCCGAGAATTCCCCGGATCTTGAAGATGACACCGGCTCCTACGAGTCAGGCCTGCCCGGGTTTCTGGGAACCATTGATGTCTGGATAAGCAAGATTGAAGCGGTCATGCTTGCTCTGGGCGTTATCCTGATGGCTATCAATACCTGCGTGAACGTGATCGCACGGTATGTCTTCGGTGAAGGCCTTTTCTTCTCCGGAGAAATCAACCGAATTCTCATTATCCTGATCACCTTTGCCGGCATTGGGTATGCGGCCCGCCATGGTCGCCATATCCGGATGTCCGCCGTCTATGACGCGATCCCCACCAAGGGTCGGAAGGTGCTGATGATCATCATTGCCCTGTTTACCTCGGTGGTGATGTTTTTCCTGTGTTACCACTCCTATGGTTACATCGAGACACTCTACGACCGTGGCCGGATCCTGCCTGCCCTCGGGTTCGAGATCTGGTGGATCTATATCTGGGCTCCGGTAGGTTTTGCCATCACCGGTATCCAGTATTTCCTCACCGCCATCAAGAACTTCACCAGCAAGGATGTCTATCTCTCCACGGGTGTCGTTGATGGTTATGCCGATACCGAATCGGAAGTATGA
- a CDS encoding ABC transporter permease, which translates to MIRSVPRSRWFDGLYLAYLVAFFVYLALPLTVTAVFAFNDAPFPSLPWKGFTLDWYLADGSGGRTGLFHDDTLLSALWVSTKIAFWVTVVSVALGCVNAVLFERLEFRGKEFLYLLMLLPLVIPGVILGVSILVFYSGMANDASRLWGVELDVFRPGMTLVVMGQVTFIATLATLVIAARLRKFDRQLEEAALNLGATPVVAWFTVTLPWLLPSILGAAAMAFLMSFENFNTTVMLTGSDTPLTVALFNRLREGSTPVLNAVALLLMVGSALLAVMAMGRSRDNA; encoded by the coding sequence ATGATCCGGTCTGTTCCCCGCTCCCGCTGGTTTGATGGCCTGTACCTGGCCTATCTGGTGGCGTTTTTCGTCTACCTGGCCCTGCCACTGACGGTGACGGCGGTGTTTGCATTCAATGATGCCCCGTTTCCGTCCCTGCCCTGGAAGGGCTTTACCCTGGATTGGTACCTCGCGGACGGTTCTGGTGGTCGCACCGGCCTGTTCCACGATGACACCCTGTTGTCCGCGCTCTGGGTGAGTACCAAAATCGCCTTCTGGGTGACGGTGGTCAGCGTTGCCCTGGGATGCGTCAACGCGGTGCTGTTCGAACGTCTGGAGTTTCGCGGCAAAGAATTCCTGTACCTGCTGATGCTGCTGCCGCTGGTGATTCCGGGAGTGATTCTGGGCGTGTCGATCCTGGTGTTCTACAGCGGCATGGCCAATGATGCCTCCCGGCTGTGGGGTGTCGAGCTGGATGTGTTCCGGCCGGGAATGACACTGGTGGTCATGGGCCAGGTGACCTTCATTGCCACGCTCGCCACCCTGGTGATCGCCGCCCGACTGCGCAAGTTTGACCGGCAACTGGAAGAGGCGGCGCTGAACCTGGGCGCCACACCCGTGGTGGCCTGGTTCACGGTCACGCTGCCGTGGCTGTTGCCATCGATTCTCGGGGCAGCGGCGATGGCGTTCCTGATGTCGTTCGAGAACTTCAACACCACGGTCATGCTCACCGGCAGTGATACGCCGCTGACGGTGGCGCTGTTCAACCGCCTGCGGGAAGGGTCGACGCCGGTGCTGAATGCGGTGGCGCTGTTGCTGATGGTGGGCTCGGCGTTGCTGGCGGTGATGGCGATGGGCAGGTCCCGGGATAACGCCTGA
- a CDS encoding extracellular solute-binding protein — MGSRTARTSALLGSTFLAAVTFSGSLLAEELRLITWGGYAPDDVVAQFEEETGIDVKVTLSNNEDMISKLRATGGAGFDLAQPSQDRIIGVQRQFNIYKPIDFSRVNTDQLQPSMVKATQDSTELDGKFYGVPSVWGTSGLIVHRSVADTVTDYTDLCDPAVTGKVSYRLKRPTLIGFAFAMGMDPFEAYNDRDEYESILAKVEDKLIDCKSNVKTYWTGGDQLLALLRTGEVTAAMAWDAGGWKLNAENPEIRFVAPDSGALGWIDTFAIPRRSENEEAAYKWINFVMQPEIAARITNASGNFTASKGADEFVRAELRDAYRASFNDQAINNIKWYPPVPPGLETLEGQVLDRVQAAN; from the coding sequence ATGGGATCGCGCACCGCAAGGACATCCGCACTGCTTGGCTCCACCTTCCTGGCTGCTGTCACTTTTTCCGGCAGCCTGCTCGCTGAAGAGCTGCGACTGATTACCTGGGGCGGTTATGCCCCGGATGATGTGGTGGCCCAGTTCGAGGAAGAGACCGGAATCGATGTGAAGGTCACTCTCTCCAATAATGAGGACATGATCTCCAAACTGCGGGCCACCGGCGGTGCCGGCTTCGACCTGGCCCAGCCCAGCCAGGACCGGATCATCGGCGTTCAGCGCCAGTTCAATATCTACAAGCCCATCGATTTCAGCCGCGTCAACACCGATCAGCTGCAGCCCTCCATGGTCAAGGCGACCCAGGACTCCACCGAGCTTGATGGCAAATTCTACGGTGTGCCTTCGGTCTGGGGCACCAGCGGCCTGATCGTCCACCGTTCGGTGGCGGATACGGTCACCGATTACACCGACCTGTGCGACCCGGCGGTGACCGGCAAGGTCAGTTACCGTCTCAAGCGTCCAACCCTGATAGGTTTTGCCTTTGCCATGGGCATGGATCCCTTTGAAGCCTATAACGACCGTGACGAGTACGAGTCGATCCTGGCGAAAGTGGAAGACAAACTGATCGACTGCAAGAGCAACGTGAAGACCTACTGGACCGGCGGCGACCAGCTGCTGGCGCTGTTGCGCACCGGTGAGGTGACCGCGGCCATGGCCTGGGATGCCGGCGGCTGGAAACTGAATGCAGAGAACCCGGAGATCCGTTTCGTGGCCCCGGATTCCGGTGCCCTGGGCTGGATCGATACGTTTGCCATTCCCCGCCGCAGTGAAAACGAGGAAGCCGCCTACAAGTGGATCAACTTCGTGATGCAGCCGGAGATCGCCGCCCGGATCACCAACGCCTCGGGTAACTTCACTGCTTCCAAAGGCGCGGACGAGTTTGTCCGGGCGGAGCTGCGGGATGCCTACCGGGCCAGCTTCAATGACCAGGCGATCAACAACATCAAGTGGTATCCGCCGGTACCTCCCGGACTGGAGACCCTGGAAGGGCAGGTGCTGGACCGCGTCCAGGCAGCGAACTGA
- a CDS encoding ABC transporter permease yields the protein MNASAGRLSLWLLLTPFLLWIVLLVLVPHLQMLRVSFQVRESWDTLAWGLEQYQNFFTESYYWRTFVRTGVMSLFTTFLTLLIAFPIAWYIARLARGRAKGLLFLACLVPFWASELVRTYGWMILLRESGLFSSWLQALGWADGPVEMLYNDVAVIIGLVYNGLLFMVVPLVTTLDGMDENLVEAGYDLGGNHLTVLREVVVPWAMPGIVSGCIVVFMLTLGSYLTPILMGGKDSAWFTGQIFTQFITRFNWEQGAALGVLLLVLSSLIVWLGLKLSGQSLRKVMG from the coding sequence ATGAACGCCAGTGCCGGTCGCCTGTCCCTTTGGTTGCTGCTCACACCCTTCCTGCTGTGGATTGTGTTGCTGGTACTGGTGCCCCACCTGCAGATGCTGCGGGTCTCCTTCCAGGTCCGGGAGAGCTGGGACACGCTGGCGTGGGGGCTGGAGCAGTACCAGAACTTCTTTACCGAATCCTATTACTGGCGCACCTTTGTCCGAACCGGCGTGATGTCGCTGTTCACCACGTTTCTCACCCTGCTGATTGCTTTTCCCATTGCCTGGTACATCGCGAGGCTGGCGCGGGGCCGTGCCAAGGGTTTGCTGTTTCTGGCGTGCCTGGTGCCGTTCTGGGCCAGTGAGCTGGTGCGTACCTACGGCTGGATGATCCTGCTGCGGGAGAGTGGCCTGTTCAGTTCCTGGCTGCAGGCCCTGGGCTGGGCGGATGGCCCGGTGGAAATGCTCTACAACGATGTGGCGGTGATCATCGGCCTGGTCTATAACGGCTTGCTGTTCATGGTGGTGCCCCTGGTCACTACCCTGGACGGCATGGACGAGAACCTGGTGGAAGCCGGTTACGACCTCGGGGGCAACCACCTGACCGTGCTGCGCGAGGTGGTGGTGCCCTGGGCAATGCCGGGCATTGTCTCCGGCTGCATCGTGGTGTTCATGCTGACCCTCGGCAGCTACCTGACCCCCATCCTGATGGGTGGCAAGGACAGTGCCTGGTTCACCGGGCAGATCTTTACCCAGTTCATCACCCGGTTTAACTGGGAGCAGGGCGCGGCCCTCGGTGTTCTGCTGCTGGTGCTTTCGTCACTGATCGTCTGGCTGGGCCTGAAACTCTCCGGCCAGTCCCTGCGCAAGGTCATGGGGTGA